In Paenibacillus sonchi, a single genomic region encodes these proteins:
- a CDS encoding class I SAM-dependent methyltransferase produces the protein MLKAEMLRDPGTFDRLELTPAGAVNPVNGQCYPWEHGFFVFLNEADTEGSNKKYMEMYNKIARFYRLSNKAYFALKFGGERNYRRQFLSMLELRDGDHVLETSVGSADNFPYIDAKAEFYGLDISSGMLKQAVRNLRRWRLKAELFQGQAEDLPFQDKMFDCVYHVGGINYFGDPGRAVLEMIRVAKSGTRLMIADETEKLVQGTYEKVPVVKGYFEKGKDLPGILGLIPENMLEIEYREVCKGLMYCITFRKP, from the coding sequence ATGTTGAAGGCTGAAATGCTGCGGGACCCGGGTACTTTTGACAGATTGGAGCTAACGCCTGCCGGGGCCGTGAACCCGGTAAATGGACAATGTTATCCGTGGGAGCACGGATTTTTTGTGTTTCTGAATGAGGCTGATACGGAAGGCAGCAACAAAAAGTATATGGAAATGTACAATAAAATCGCCCGTTTTTACCGGCTGAGCAACAAAGCCTATTTCGCACTTAAATTTGGCGGGGAACGGAACTATAGACGACAGTTTCTCTCCATGCTTGAGCTGCGGGACGGCGATCATGTGCTGGAGACCTCAGTGGGCAGCGCCGATAATTTCCCCTATATTGATGCAAAGGCTGAGTTCTATGGATTGGATATCTCCAGCGGGATGCTGAAGCAGGCGGTCCGCAATCTGCGGCGCTGGAGGCTGAAGGCTGAGTTGTTTCAGGGGCAAGCAGAGGACCTGCCTTTTCAGGACAAGATGTTTGACTGTGTGTATCATGTAGGGGGCATCAATTATTTCGGTGATCCGGGCCGTGCGGTGCTGGAGATGATCCGGGTGGCGAAAAGCGGCACCAGGCTGATGATTGCCGATGAGACGGAGAAGCTGGTCCAAGGAACCTATGAGAAGGTGCCGGTGGTCAAGGGTTATTTTGAGAAGGGGAAGGATTTGCCGGGCATTCTGGGGTTGATTCCGGAGAACATGCTGGAGATTGAATACAGGGAAGTCTGCAAAGGGTTGATGTACTGCATAACATTCAGGAAACCGTAA
- a CDS encoding RluA family pseudouridine synthase gives MTTGYYSPITYQVPPSEDGWLLKTILQKRMDVSRKLLSRLKMTEQGIMLNGERVYISVRVNAGDAVQIRMEQETSEDILPQPLPFEILYEDEHLLVVNKAAGMIVHPTHGHYTDTLANGVVYYWAQKGEQFRFRPVHRLDQETSGVLVIAKNPYSHQHISEQMIAGTVDKRYNAWVHGVPPVLSGDIDGPIDRDPAEPHRRIVTPDGYPSLTRYEVKEVYPGAAKVELKLESGRTHQIRVHMGSIGCPLIGDGMYRHPLYSKAGLPAGEPGARVPERVQLERVAELDAGERAQLERIAELDASISRQALHAVRLSFQHPVLRTELAFEAPLPPDLALLQAKLQREAAAAPAPGCDRNER, from the coding sequence ATGACAACGGGCTATTATTCACCAATTACCTATCAAGTGCCGCCGTCTGAGGACGGCTGGCTGCTGAAAACCATTCTGCAGAAGCGGATGGATGTGTCCCGCAAGCTGCTGTCCCGGCTCAAAATGACCGAGCAGGGCATTATGCTGAATGGAGAACGGGTCTACATTAGCGTCCGGGTCAACGCAGGAGATGCCGTGCAAATCCGTATGGAGCAGGAGACCTCGGAGGACATTTTGCCGCAGCCGCTTCCTTTTGAGATCCTCTATGAGGATGAGCATCTGCTGGTTGTCAACAAGGCCGCCGGGATGATTGTGCATCCGACCCACGGGCATTATACGGACACATTGGCGAACGGAGTCGTCTATTACTGGGCGCAAAAGGGCGAGCAGTTCCGCTTCCGTCCCGTCCACCGGCTGGATCAGGAGACATCCGGCGTGCTGGTTATTGCGAAGAATCCCTACAGCCACCAGCATATTTCCGAGCAGATGATTGCCGGAACTGTGGACAAGCGCTACAACGCTTGGGTTCACGGCGTTCCTCCTGTGCTGAGCGGCGATATCGACGGTCCGATCGACCGCGACCCGGCGGAGCCGCACCGGCGGATCGTGACGCCGGACGGCTATCCTTCCTTGACCCGCTACGAGGTCAAGGAGGTGTACCCCGGCGCAGCCAAGGTCGAGCTGAAGCTGGAGAGCGGCCGCACCCATCAGATCCGGGTGCATATGGGCTCTATCGGCTGCCCGCTGATCGGTGACGGCATGTACCGTCACCCGCTCTATAGCAAGGCGGGCCTGCCGGCCGGGGAGCCAGGGGCACGGGTCCCGGAGCGAGTGCAGCTGGAGCGGGTAGCGGAGCTGGATGCGGGGGAGCGAGCGCAATTGGAGCGGATAGCGGAGCTGGATGCATCCATTTCGCGCCAGGCGCTGCACGCGGTGCGGTTGTCCTTCCAGCATCCGGTGCTGCGCACGGAGCTGGCGTTTGAAGCTCCGCTGCCGCCGGATCTGGCGCTGCTTCAGGCGAAGCTGCAGCGGGAGGCGGCGGCAGCGCCGGCGCCCGGCTGTGATCGAAATGAGAGGTGA
- a CDS encoding arsenate reductase family protein, whose product MSHLKVYQYPKCSTCRSAVKWLKEAGHELELQHIAEQPPTVQELRVLVANSGLELKKFFNTSGEVYKNLGLKDKLPGLSEEEQLDLLSRHGMLIKRPVVTDGKKVTVGFKEEQYSQSWSM is encoded by the coding sequence ATGAGTCATCTAAAAGTCTATCAATATCCTAAATGCAGCACGTGCCGCAGTGCGGTAAAGTGGTTAAAGGAGGCAGGCCATGAGCTGGAGCTGCAGCATATCGCCGAGCAGCCGCCTACCGTCCAAGAACTGCGCGTGCTGGTGGCGAACAGCGGGCTTGAGCTGAAGAAGTTTTTTAATACAAGCGGTGAGGTCTATAAGAACCTTGGCCTTAAGGACAAGCTGCCGGGTCTCAGTGAAGAAGAGCAGCTGGACCTGCTGTCCAGGCACGGCATGCTGATCAAACGTCCGGTTGTCACTGACGGCAAGAAGGTTACTGTGGGATTTAAGGAAGAGCAATACAGCCAATCTTGGTCAATGTAG